From a region of the Cyprinus carpio isolate SPL01 chromosome A18, ASM1834038v1, whole genome shotgun sequence genome:
- the LOC109082115 gene encoding LOW QUALITY PROTEIN: extracellular calcium-sensing receptor-like (The sequence of the model RefSeq protein was modified relative to this genomic sequence to represent the inferred CDS: substituted 1 base at 1 genomic stop codon) — MLLFLYTLLLFHQLHAKVENTPCQTMGDPKYPLFSKDGDVPIGGIFPIHRKETLPSFEFMQKPQLLLCSSVNLRNFLLAQVMIFTIEEINRNETLLPNVSIGYQIYDTCGSRLSTMSATMGLMNGLDFGSGDRCNEQPPLPAIIGETESSATVILSRTTGPFKIPVISPSATCECLSNRKDYPSFFRTIASDYHQSSALVNIVKYFGWSWVGAVNSDTDYGNNGMAVFXKIAQEEGICVEYSVKFYRTETEKLKKVVDTIKKGTAKVIVAFVSFVEMGLLIDQLSIQNIAGFQMIGVESWITTTNYITPNSFHSLGGSLGFAVRKIYIEGFEDYLLKEFWDTAIPCSQSEGNFSQYALSCSRYEELLALKKNNENVPELRYEYNVYKAVYAVAHALHSLMKCKEKKGCEKSLTIQPRQMVEAMKNVHFTTKMGDHVWFDSSGGAVAQYEVVNWQQESDGSFQFKSVGYYDASLPPHQRLQLDTKNIIWAGGQLKKPRSVCSESCPPGTRKAAQKGRPVCCYDCIPCAEGEISNETDSINCKQCPGEYWSNAEKNKCVLKTVEFLSFTEFMGIVLAFFSLFGVGITALVAILFYNKKDTPIVKANNSELSFLLLFSLTLCFLCSLTFIGRPTEWSCMLRHTAFGITFVLCISCVLGKTIVVLMAFKATLPGSNVMKWFGPAQQRLSVLAFTLIQVLICVLWLIISPPFPHRNMKHYKEKIILECSLGSIIGFWAVLGYIGLLAVLCFILSFLARKLPDNFNEAKFITFSMLIFCAVWITFIPAYVSSPGKFTVAVEIFAILASSFGLLFCIFVPKCYIILLKPEQNTKQNMMGTSKSY; from the exons ATGCTTCTATTTCTTTACACACTCCTGCTTTTCCATCAACTTCATGCAAAGGTGGAAAACACTCCTTGTCAAACAATGGGAGACCCTAAATACCCGCTGTTTTCCAAGGATGGAGATGTACCTATTGGAGGAATTTTTCCTATCCACAGAAAGGAAACATTACCTTCTTTTGAGTTTATGCAAAAACCTCAACTTCTGTTATGCTCAAG tGTGAATCTGAGAAATTTTCTTCTGGCTCAAGTCATGATCTTCACTATTGAGGAGATTAACAGAAATGAAACTTTGCTTCCAAATGTTTCTATTGGATATCAAATTTATGATACGTGTGGTTCAAGACTGTCTACCATGAGTGCAACTATGGGACTGATGAATGGTCTGGATTTTGGATCAGGTGACAGATGCAATGAACAACCTCCTTTACCTGCTATCATAGGAGAAACAGAATCTTCTGCCACAGTGATTCTGTCCAGAACTACAGGACCTTTTAAAATTCCAGTG atAAGTCCCTCAGCCACATGTGAATGTCTCAGTAATAGGAAAGATTATCCCTCTTTCTTCAGGACTATTGCTAGTGATTACCACCAGAGTAGTGCACTTGTCAATATAGTCAAGTACTTTGGCTGGTCTTGGGTGGGAGCTGTGAACAGTGACACTGACTATGGAAACAATGGGATGGCCGTTTTTTGAAAAATAGCCCAGGAGGAGGGGATTTGTGTGGAGTACTCTGTGAAATTCTACCGAACAGAGACAGAAAAACTCAAAAAAGTAGTAGACACAATTAAAAAAGGCACAGCAAAAGTGATTGttgcatttgtttcatttgttgagATGGGCTTACTTATTGATCAGTTAAGTATTCAGAATATTGCAGGCTTTCAAATGATTGGTGTGGAGTCATGGATAACTACAACAAATTATATCACTCCAAATAGCTTTCATTCGCTGGGAGGGTCACTGGGATTTGCAGTGAGAAAAATCTATATCGAAGGCTTTGAAGATTATCTTCTAAAAGAATTCTGGGATACAGCTATTCCATGCTCACAGAGTGAAGGGAATTTTTCTCAATATGCTTTAAGTTGCAGCAGATATGAGGAGCTActtgcactaaaaaaaaacaatgaaaatgtacCTGAACTAAGATATGAATACAATGTCTATAAAGCAGTTTATGCTGTAGCTCATGCACTACACAGTCTTATgaagtgcaaagaaaaaaaaggttgtgaGAAAAGCCTGACAATACAACCACGGCAG atgGTTGAGGCTATGAAAAACGTACATTTCACCACAAAGATGGGTGATCATGTGTGGTTTGACAGCAGTGGTGGTGCAGTAGCCCAGTATGAAGTTGTGAACTGGCAACAGGAATCTGATGGATCATTCCAGTTTAAATCTGTGGGATACTATGATGCCTCCCTTCCCCCTCACCAACGCTTGCAGCTAgatactaaaaatataatttgggcTGGAGGACAGCTGAAG aaGCCAAGGTCTGTGTGCAGTGAGAGCTGTCCTCCAGGCACTAGGAAGGCTGCACAGAAAGGAAGACCTGTCTGCTGTTATGACTGTATTCCATGTGCAGAAGGAGAAATCAGTAATGAGACAG ATTCAATTAACTGCAAGCAGTGCCCAGGAGAATACTGGTCTAatgctgagaaaaataaatgtgtgttaaaGACTGTAGAGTTTCTCTCATTCACTGAATTTATGGGTATAGTGCTAGCCTTTTTCTCACTGTTTGGAGTGGGAATAACTGCATTGGTGGCCATCCTATTTTACAACAAGAAGGACACCCCCATAGTAAAAGCCAACAACTCAGAACTAAGCTTCCTGCTGCTCTTCTCACTTACTCTGTGTTTCCTCTGTTCACTTACATTCATTGGCCGACCCACTGAGTGGTCCTGTATGTTGCGTCACACAGCATTTGGGATCACTTTTGTCCTCTGTATCTCCTGTGTTCTGGGAAAAACAATAGTGGTGTTAATGGCTTTCAAGGCTACACTTCCAGGAAGTAATGTCATGAAATGGTTTGGGCCTGCACAACAACGACTCAGTGTTCTTGCCTTTACACTTATACAGGTACTTATATGTGTGCTTTGGCTAATAATATCTCCTCCATTTCCTCACagaaatatgaaacattataaGGAAAAGATCATTCTTGAGTGCAGTCTGGGTTCTATTATAGGTTTCTGGGCTGTGCTGGGTTATATTGGCCTGCTGGCTGTCTTGTGCTTCATTCTGTCTTTTCTGGCTCGTAAGCTGCCTGACAACTTTAATGAAGCCAAATTCATCACATTCAGTATGCTCATATTCTGTGCTGTATGGATAACATTTATTCCAGCTTATGTCAGTTCTCCTGGAAAATTTACTGTAGCTGTAGAGATATTTGCCATTTTAGCCTCAAGCTTTGGTTTACTATTCTGCATATTTGTACCTAAATGTTATATCATCCTGCTTAAGCCTGAacaaaatacaaagcaaaatATGATGGGTACATCTAAGTCCTACTGA